GACACTTTCTAACAATAATGTATTTTGTTTTTGAATTAAAGTTTTATTTTTATGAAAAAATAATGCTTTTTATTTTATAATTTAAAATTATGGAAATAGTAAAAAATAACATAGCTGAATTATTATTTAAAAACAATATTCAATATATCATTCCTGTTTATCAAAGAAATTATGATTGACAAAAAGAACACTGTGAAGAATTATTTGACGATGTCTTTGAAACTGAAGAAAAAAATAAACAACATTTTTTAGGTTCGATTGTTTTGGTTGAAGATGAAAAAATAAATAACTTAAGAGTCTTTTCTATTGTAGATGGTCAACAAAGATTAACCACGATTTATCTGTTGTTAAAAGCTCTATATGATACATTGGATAATGGTAATGACTTTGAATCTAAGAATCAAATGCAACAAATTGAAGAATTGCTTTTTAACTTTTCAACTTTTGATGAAATTCATTTGCAAAATAAATTGAAATTAAAACCTATTTCTAGCGATAATAAGCAATTAATTTATTTAATGACTAACAAATTATCAGAAAGAGATTTAGATTCAAATATTTGAAAAAATTACAATCATTTTATGTATTTATTCAAAAAAAAGTTAGAATTTTATTCATATTCTGAATTAGCAACAATTATTTTTAATTCTATTAAAAAACTTACTATTGTTTTTATTATGCTAGATAATAAAAATGATGACCCACAAGAAATTTTTGAAAGAATTAATTCTACAGGTAAAGAATTAATGTTGTCAGATTTAATTAGGAATTCATTATTACTTGGTGCTGACGAGGCAAATGAAAAAGCATATAATGATTATTGAGTACCAATGGAAGAATTATTAAAAAAAGATGAATTATTTGATGAATATATAAAATCTTTTTTGTATTTTGCCGGAACACTAAAACATGAAGAAAAAAGAAAGGGAAAAAATAAAAAAAATTGATATAAAATTTTTAAAAGATATTTGGAAAATAAAACAAAATTAGATGTTTTGCAAGATTTGTATAAGTTTTCACAATATTTTTATGCAATAAAAAAAAGGCATGATATTTTTTCACCAGTAGTTAATAATTTACTTAATAAAATTAATGTTTTTGCCCCAGATGATTCTTATCCATTATTTTATTGAATATTAGATGATTATAAAAATAAAATAATAGATGAAAAAGTATTGGTAAATACATTAAAATTTTTCATTAATTATTTCGTTAGACAATCTATTGCAAAAGTCAATGCAACTTATAATGAAATATTTATACAATTTCATGAAAAAGCATTTAAAAATAAAATAAAAAATAATGAAAATTATTTATTATCTTTAATGGAATTTGTTAAAACGCTTCATTCATATCCTACATATAAAATGCCAACACCTCAAGATGTACATAATGCGCTCATAGATAAACAATTATTAGGTTTAAAAAATAAAGATTATTTAGGTTATACAATTTTAAATATAGCAGAAAAAGGTTTTGCAAACTGAGCAGAAGACAGCACTCGTCTAAGCATCAAAAATAAAGCATACAAAAAATTAATATATCCTATTTTAGCTACTAATTGAAAAGATGCATTGGGTTTAGAATATACATATTTAAATGAAAATTACTTTGGTTTAATTGGTAATTGAGCAATGCTTCGATCACAACCAACTAAAAATGAAAAAAATGATTCCATATCAAATTTATTAAAAGATAAAATATTGCTTCTTGACAATTTTGAATATTCAAAAACTAATAGTACTATTTTGAATGCTATAAATTGAAAAGAATCAGAAATAAAAGAAAGAACTGAATTGTTAGCTGATTTTTTTAAATTAGAAATTAAACATGATTTTGATGAATTAGTTAATTTAATTCCAAAAATTCAAAATATAAATGATAATGAATTTAAAATTATTGATAATACAATGTATACTACTTTATCAGTTGACAATATATATGATACAAATGATAAGATTCCAATTCAATACTCTTTGTTTGGTGAAGAAAAACAAATTAATCATTGAATGGAGATTTTAACTAATATTATTAAAAAATTGTATGAATTTGTAAATCAAGCTATTTTTAGTTTTGGATTGCCTTTCATTTCAAATGAAAGAGGGTTAGAAAATGATGGCAGAGTTATTGGTGATGTTTATATTAATACACAAATTTCCACAAACGAAATTTTGGATAATATAAAAATTTTAATTCAAAAAGTTCCAATATTTACAAATGGTAATTTAATTATAACTTTCAAATTAAATAATAAATAATATAAGGTATAACTTTAAACATTAATATTTGTTTTAAAACAAAAACTAATTACAAAATTAACAAATCATATCTTTGCAAAAATAGTTTATTACATTAAATAATTTAAAAAAATTTTATTATATTTTTTTCAAAACGCTTTTAATTATAATTTTTTTAAATTTTGTTTATTTTTCAACTAATTGTTAAAACACAAATACTCACTTTACATAAAATTTTTTAATTTAACAATTTTTATATATTTTTTGGTTTATTTAAATAAAAACATTTAATTTATTTTTTAAATTTATATTAAATCTTAAAAAAACAAAACACAGCATTTAACAGCATTTAATATTAGTGTTTTGTTTTTTTTGTTAAAAATAATCTATTTACTTAATTTCATTTTGTTTAAATATAGCTAATATTTTAATTTTTTTAATTTGTTATGTTTCATTTTTTTATATTGATTTATTACATTTAATATTTTTATTATTTAAAACAACATATTTGAAAAACTAATAAAATAAAAAAAATAAAAATTTTGTAAAAAAACTCATAATTCATGTTATAATATTATTGCATCTAAAAATAAATGCAATTTTAAATAATTATTTAGCTATTTAATTAAACATTATATATAAGAATTTATATATTAAATTCAAAAAAAAAAAAAAAGAGGTAAAAAAATGTCCAAACAAAATATCGAAATCAATTATATTGATTCAATCAAAGAAAAATTATGAAAATCATGTGATGAAATGAGAGGGAATGTTCCTTCTGAACAATATATGCACATTATTATTGCTATTATATTTTTAAAAGCAATGTCTGATAAATATGAAAAAGCAGGAGAACAAATTAGAAAAAAATATTTGAATGATGGCGAAAGAAAATGATTATTAGCAAAAAAAGATTTAAATTTACTTAAAAGGTATGATGTTCAATTTATTGTGCCAGAAAGTGCCAGCTGATCAAATATTCAAAAATATATAAGTAAAGAAGAAATTGGAATAAAAATCGATGAGGCTTTATTAGCACTAGAAGAACAAAACAATTCATTAAAAGGTTTATTTGAAAAAAATTTTAGTCGTGAAGATTTAGACAAACAAAGATTAAGTAAAGTAATTAAACAGTTTTCTGACATTAATTTTTCTGAACTTAAAGAAGATTTTATAGGTAGACTATATGAATATTTTTTAGGAAACTTTTTTAGAAAACAAGGTCAAAATGGTGGAGAATTTTACACACCACAATCCATTGTGGAACTTATGGTTGCTCTTTTAGCTCCAGACAGCGATAGTAAAATTTATGATCCAGCTTGTGGAACAGGTGGAATGTTTGTTCAAGCTAAAAAATATTTAGAAAAACATAAAAAAGATATAACTCAAATGAGAGTATATGGTCAAGAATTTTCATCTACAACATGAAAATTAGCAAAAATTAACTTAATTTTAAATGGTTTTGATCCTGATGATACACATCTTGGTTCAAAAGCAGAAAGCACTTTCAAAGAAGACTTAAGTGGTTTTGAACAATTTGATATTGTATTAGCAAATCCACCATTTAATCTTAAAATATGAGAAAATGAAAATGCTTCAGATGATCCAAGATACAAATGAGGACTACCACCTACAAAAAATGCTAATTATGCTTGATTATCCCATATTTTATATAAATTAAATGAAAATGGTAGAGCAGCTGTTATTCTTGCTAATGGTGCACTTTCTTCTTCACAAAAAGAAGAGCTAAGCATTAGAAAAAAAATGCTTGAAGAAAATAAAATAGAAGCAATAATTTCTTTACCAGATAAATTATTTTACACAACTGGCATTCCTGCCACAATCTGAATTTTTAATAATAACAAATTGAATGACGATGTTATTTTTATTAATGCTGAAAATTTAGGAGAATTAGCTACTAAAAAACTTAGAGTGTTTAACACAGAAAATATTAATGAAATAGTTTCTGCTTATAATGATGCTAAGTTAAATAAAGATTTTAGTATCAAAGGTTTTGCAAAAAGAGTTTCATTAAATGAAATTAAAGAAAATGATTATTCACTTGTACCTGGAAGATACATTGATTTACTAGAAGAAGAAGTGGATAAAGAACAACTAAAAGCAGAGATTCTAGAAATTCAAAATGAACTCAAAATTTTATTTAAAGAATTCACTGATTTAATTCCTGATGTTGAAAAATCTATTGAACAAGCTATTAAATTTGCTGATGAGCAAGAAAAAGAAAAATAGAATCAATTCATTATTATTTATTTAATTAGCAACAGTCTTTCCATAAAACAAAAGCAAAAAAATATTTTATAACTACAAAAATTAAAATCAATAAGGAAAAGTAATATGAAACAAATTCAAAATACTAATATTTTCAAATTAGAAGAAATAGCTAAATTTTATCTTGGTAAAATTTTAAAAAAACCAACAGAAAGCAAAGGCGAATACCCTCTAATTTCATCTACTTCCAAAAATGATGGGATTATTGGAAAAGTTGAGACATTTAATTTTCAAAATTGTATTACATTGCCAAGATTAGGGATTGAAGATAATATTTTTATAACATTAAGGAAATATAAATTTAGTGCTACATCACACTTAATTATTGTAAAACCAAATAAAAATATTGTAATTTTAGATTTTTTATATTTACTATTAAAATCACTAAATGCTAAAATTAGTCAATATGCAATTGAGGGAGATTTAATCAAACGTTTAAGTTTGAAAAAATTAAAAAGCTTAAAGTTAAGTATTCCTGAATTAAGTATTCAAAAAGAAATTGTTCAAAATTGAAAAAAAACAAACGAAAGTCTTGTATTTTTTGAAAAATTTTTTGAAAATCCTATATTTCAAATTAATAATTTATTAGTTAAAACACTTAATTATGTTATGAATAAAAGTAATAAACAAAATTATTTATTATCTGATTTATTAGATAAACAAAAACCATATAAAATGGGTAAAATTAACTTTGAGTCAGATGATAAAAAAAATAATTTATATATTTTAACTTACAAGAGTTTCAAAAATAATAATTTAAATGACAAAATGACATTTTATGATGAAAAATTAGAAAGTTTTTTTGCTAACAAAAATGATGTTTTCTTTACTAGATTCCCAGAACCTAGTTTTGGAATTCAAAATATTTATGAAGAAAACTCAGCTGTTTTTGATAGCTCATTAGTAAAATTAAATATTGATGAAACTAAAATTCAAAAAGACTTTTTTAAATATTTTAATTATTCAAATTTTTGATTAAATTGAAAACAAAAAAATAAAACATCAACATTATTGGGCGGAATAAATTTTTTAACAATTTTAAATTTAACACTTTCACTTCCAACATTAGCAAATCAACAAAAAATGATATTAATTATAAATAAACTTGAA
This Mesomycoplasma neurolyticum DNA region includes the following protein-coding sequences:
- a CDS encoding type I restriction-modification system subunit M; the protein is MSKQNIEINYIDSIKEKLWKSCDEMRGNVPSEQYMHIIIAIIFLKAMSDKYEKAGEQIRKKYLNDGERKWLLAKKDLNLLKRYDVQFIVPESASWSNIQKYISKEEIGIKIDEALLALEEQNNSLKGLFEKNFSREDLDKQRLSKVIKQFSDINFSELKEDFIGRLYEYFLGNFFRKQGQNGGEFYTPQSIVELMVALLAPDSDSKIYDPACGTGGMFVQAKKYLEKHKKDITQMRVYGQEFSSTTWKLAKINLILNGFDPDDTHLGSKAESTFKEDLSGFEQFDIVLANPPFNLKIWENENASDDPRYKWGLPPTKNANYAWLSHILYKLNENGRAAVILANGALSSSQKEELSIRKKMLEENKIEAIISLPDKLFYTTGIPATIWIFNNNKLNDDVIFINAENLGELATKKLRVFNTENINEIVSAYNDAKLNKDFSIKGFAKRVSLNEIKENDYSLVPGRYIDLLEEEVDKEQLKAEILEIQNELKILFKEFTDLIPDVEKSIEQAIKFADEQEKEK
- a CDS encoding DUF262 domain-containing protein, with product MEIVKNNIAELLFKNNIQYIIPVYQRNYDWQKEHCEELFDDVFETEEKNKQHFLGSIVLVEDEKINNLRVFSIVDGQQRLTTIYLLLKALYDTLDNGNDFESKNQMQQIEELLFNFSTFDEIHLQNKLKLKPISSDNKQLIYLMTNKLSERDLDSNIWKNYNHFMYLFKKKLEFYSYSELATIIFNSIKKLTIVFIMLDNKNDDPQEIFERINSTGKELMLSDLIRNSLLLGADEANEKAYNDYWVPMEELLKKDELFDEYIKSFLYFAGTLKHEEKRKGKNKKNWYKIFKRYLENKTKLDVLQDLYKFSQYFYAIKKRHDIFSPVVNNLLNKINVFAPDDSYPLFYWILDDYKNKIIDEKVLVNTLKFFINYFVRQSIAKVNATYNEIFIQFHEKAFKNKIKNNENYLLSLMEFVKTLHSYPTYKMPTPQDVHNALIDKQLLGLKNKDYLGYTILNIAEKGFANWAEDSTRLSIKNKAYKKLIYPILATNWKDALGLEYTYLNENYFGLIGNWAMLRSQPTKNEKNDSISNLLKDKILLLDNFEYSKTNSTILNAINWKESEIKERTELLADFFKLEIKHDFDELVNLIPKIQNINDNEFKIIDNTMYTTLSVDNIYDTNDKIPIQYSLFGEEKQINHWMEILTNIIKKLYEFVNQAIFSFGLPFISNERGLENDGRVIGDVYINTQISTNEILDNIKILIQKVPIFTNGNLIITFKLNNK
- a CDS encoding restriction endonuclease subunit S, with protein sequence MKQIQNTNIFKLEEIAKFYLGKILKKPTESKGEYPLISSTSKNDGIIGKVETFNFQNCITLPRLGIEDNIFITLRKYKFSATSHLIIVKPNKNIVILDFLYLLLKSLNAKISQYAIEGDLIKRLSLKKLKSLKLSIPELSIQKEIVQNWKKTNESLVFFEKFFENPIFQINNLLVKTLNYVMNKSNKQNYLLSDLLDKQKPYKMGKINFESDDKKNNLYILTYKSFKNNNLNDKMTFYDEKLESFFANKNDVFFTRFPEPSFGIQNIYEENSAVFDSSLVKLNIDETKIQKDFFKYFNYSNFWLNWKQKNKTSTLLGGINFLTILNLTLSLPTLANQQKMILIINKLEKLIKILTNIQNKIQKIILINNQIIFKKIKERSS